CGAGGTTTATTTAACCAAGATACACATCTTGATATGAATCTTCTTTTTCTAACATATGTTTGGCAAATGAACATGAGGCAATAATTTTCAAATTATTTTCTCGAGCGTGTTCAACAACTGCTTTAACTAGTTGTTTGCCAACACCTTGACCACCGAGTTCATCAGATACGCCTGTATGATTAATGTTAATTTCATTATTAT
The DNA window shown above is from Sulfurovum riftiae and carries:
- a CDS encoding GNAT family N-acetyltransferase gives rise to the protein NNEININHTGVSDELGGQGVGKQLVKAVVEHARENNLKIIASCSFAKHMLEKEDSYQDVYLG